Proteins from one Nitrobacteraceae bacterium AZCC 2146 genomic window:
- a CDS encoding ABC-2 type transport system permease protein (product_source=KO:K01992; ko=KO:K01992; pfam=PF12698; superfamily=48498; transmembrane_helix_parts=Outside_1_14,TMhelix_15_37,Inside_38_235,TMhelix_236_258,Outside_259_267,TMhelix_268_290,Inside_291_294,TMhelix_295_317,Outside_318_356,TMhelix_357_374,Inside_375_391) — MKAMLTVFRDELRRIFALRPVFSVLVIGSAFYAVFYPQPYLNEALRNVPIAVVDGDGTSASRELARRIDATSDIAVTMVLPDVASAEREVFARKIFGILAIPKNFERDLLHGRASPIALYADASYFLLYQRIAGGVAAVAQTWGAEVEAARLIGIGVDPALASAASDPMQLTAVPLFNPQGGYATYVLPGAFILILHQILLIGVGLLGTLPGADPAENATDDPAPGAFATIVGKMLAYLLLETAILPLYLIALPYLYGLPRLGGVIPILVFAVPFVLSISGLGLVVAAIFKNPLSVQLVLAAIGLPFFYLAGFAWPTEVIPPAVHVASLLVPSTSAINGFTRLAQLGAPLADVRGEFLMLWGLALFYGGIAWILEVRRLRVASVPSWATSD; from the coding sequence ATGAAGGCAATGCTTACAGTCTTCAGGGATGAACTCCGGCGCATCTTCGCGCTGCGGCCGGTATTCTCGGTGCTGGTCATTGGTTCTGCGTTCTATGCGGTGTTTTATCCGCAGCCCTACCTCAATGAAGCCTTGCGCAACGTGCCGATTGCCGTCGTCGATGGCGACGGGACGTCCGCCAGTCGCGAACTGGCGCGCCGCATCGATGCGACGTCCGACATCGCAGTGACGATGGTACTACCCGACGTTGCCAGTGCAGAGCGCGAGGTTTTTGCGCGCAAGATCTTCGGCATTCTGGCGATCCCGAAGAATTTCGAACGTGACCTGCTGCATGGCCGCGCGTCGCCGATCGCGCTTTATGCGGACGCCAGCTATTTCCTGCTGTATCAGCGCATTGCCGGTGGCGTCGCGGCGGTGGCGCAAACCTGGGGCGCGGAGGTCGAAGCCGCCCGCCTGATCGGCATCGGCGTCGATCCGGCTCTCGCCAGCGCCGCTTCCGACCCGATGCAATTGACGGCGGTGCCGCTGTTCAACCCTCAGGGTGGCTACGCAACGTATGTCCTGCCGGGTGCGTTCATCCTGATCCTGCACCAGATCTTGCTCATAGGCGTCGGACTGCTCGGCACGTTGCCCGGGGCCGATCCGGCAGAGAATGCGACGGACGATCCGGCGCCGGGAGCCTTTGCGACCATTGTGGGAAAGATGCTGGCCTATCTGCTGCTCGAAACGGCGATCTTGCCGCTCTATTTGATCGCACTACCCTATCTTTATGGGCTACCCCGGCTGGGCGGTGTCATCCCGATACTCGTCTTCGCCGTGCCGTTTGTCCTTTCCATCAGCGGACTGGGCCTTGTCGTTGCGGCGATCTTCAAAAACCCGCTGTCAGTTCAACTTGTCCTGGCGGCGATCGGACTGCCGTTTTTCTATCTCGCGGGGTTTGCGTGGCCGACCGAAGTGATCCCACCCGCTGTCCATGTGGCCTCATTGCTGGTGCCAAGCACCTCCGCGATTAATGGATTCACGAGGCTCGCTCAGCTCGGTGCTCCGCTCGCCGACGTGCGGGGCGAGTTTTTGATGCTGTGGGGGCTGGCGCTATTTTATGGCGGTATCGCCTGGATCCTGGAAGTCAGGAGGCTTCGCGTTGCATCCGTTCCAAGCTGGGCGACATCCGACTAA
- a CDS encoding ABC-2 type transport system permease protein (product_source=KO:K01992; ko=KO:K01992; pfam=PF12698; superfamily=90123; transmembrane_helix_parts=Inside_1_26,TMhelix_27_49,Outside_50_189,TMhelix_190_212,Inside_213_232,TMhelix_233_255,Outside_256_274,TMhelix_275_297,Inside_298_303,TMhelix_304_326,Outside_327_329,TMhelix_330_347,Inside_348_359,TMhelix_360_382,Outside_383_406), which translates to MLARRHLRPGFWLVFWREIDWLHRRPLLLAFITVVPMGLMALLTLIFSAGLATRLPIAVLDLDSSDLSRSIIRMVDATPDTAVAVRVGELAEGRGMILSGKVHGLLMLPRNLERDVFAGRRPEVVFFYNTQTLTIGNLTLRGVSVAVPAAAAGIRLSLRTAQGQPIEEAQAAISPIPVQTHALFNPTLNYVYFLLAAILPSVLQIVVVTASAYSVGIDVETRHRLRILRRLGGGLWPAMAGKVLPYTIVFLMMLGLSDAVLFGILELPLHGRGWLLDMAGLLFVLSCQFLGVLLALLLKPTASAVSIGTLLTSPAFGFMGIGFPRLGMNAFAYGFGVILPGTWYLTARIDQTIRGTPLDLSWKPILVLLAFVVGLAGLVALRLESMRAHALRDAAGAPPTLKDALP; encoded by the coding sequence ATGCTGGCCCGAAGACATTTGCGCCCTGGCTTCTGGCTGGTGTTCTGGCGGGAAATCGACTGGCTTCACCGCCGTCCCTTGCTGCTCGCCTTTATCACCGTCGTGCCGATGGGCCTGATGGCGCTACTCACCCTGATATTCAGCGCGGGTCTTGCAACACGGTTGCCGATTGCGGTTCTCGATCTGGACAGTTCCGATCTTTCCCGCTCGATCATACGCATGGTCGACGCCACGCCGGATACCGCGGTCGCGGTTCGCGTCGGCGAGTTGGCGGAGGGACGCGGCATGATTCTCTCCGGCAAGGTCCACGGGCTCTTGATGCTGCCCCGAAATCTCGAGCGGGACGTGTTCGCTGGCCGCCGGCCGGAAGTCGTCTTCTTTTACAACACCCAGACGCTAACCATTGGTAATCTTACCTTGCGCGGCGTGAGCGTCGCGGTGCCGGCCGCTGCCGCAGGCATCCGCCTGTCGCTGCGCACCGCGCAAGGTCAGCCGATCGAAGAAGCGCAGGCCGCGATTTCACCGATCCCGGTGCAGACCCACGCTTTGTTCAATCCGACGCTGAACTATGTGTATTTTCTGCTTGCCGCGATTCTGCCGAGCGTGCTGCAAATCGTTGTCGTGACGGCGTCAGCCTATTCCGTCGGAATAGACGTCGAAACGCGCCACCGATTGCGAATTCTTCGCCGGCTTGGCGGCGGGCTTTGGCCCGCGATGGCGGGCAAGGTGCTGCCCTACACGATCGTGTTTCTGATGATGCTCGGTTTGTCGGATGCTGTGCTGTTCGGCATTCTTGAGTTGCCGCTGCACGGCCGGGGCTGGCTGCTCGATATGGCCGGATTGCTTTTTGTCCTGTCGTGCCAATTCCTCGGCGTTCTACTAGCGCTGCTTCTCAAGCCGACGGCGAGCGCCGTCAGCATCGGCACGCTGCTGACGTCGCCGGCCTTCGGCTTCATGGGAATTGGCTTCCCGCGCCTGGGCATGAATGCGTTCGCTTATGGCTTTGGCGTCATCCTGCCCGGCACCTGGTACCTGACGGCGCGGATCGACCAAACCATCCGGGGCACGCCGCTTGACCTGTCGTGGAAACCGATCCTCGTTCTGCTCGCTTTTGTCGTCGGTCTCGCGGGACTTGTCGCGTTGCGGCTGGAAAGCATGCGCGCGCATGCCCTTCGTGATGCTGCCGGCGCTCCGCCGACGCTTAAGGATGCACTCCCATGA
- a CDS encoding HlyD family secretion protein (product_source=KO:K01993; cath_funfam=2.40.50.100; cog=COG1566; ko=KO:K01993; pfam=PF16576; superfamily=111369; transmembrane_helix_parts=Inside_1_6,TMhelix_7_26,Outside_27_328), protein MGRLKRLRWIVGAFALAALASVLWLATRPPPLTVQGEVSSDRVDISPRVAGRIAKLQVDVGDTVERGAVIAELESPQLVATLIAARAALSVANADLNRINSTRPETIAARKAELAAAEADVTLNQETYDRKAQLARTGNAPQAMVDEVTHNLESAIRKRESAQAALQLATIGASPEEKALAAAQVKQAEAALNQRDVDVGELTIRAPIAAQVTTRVASLGENFSAGSPLFSLIDTRNVWFTFNLREDLLGGLKIGDTFDVTVPAFKSQVMPVRVTMINVQGQYATWRATRATGDFDLRTFEVRAVPTQPVEGLRPGMSAIVAWAKRGS, encoded by the coding sequence ATGGGACGCCTCAAGCGACTTCGATGGATCGTTGGAGCATTTGCGCTCGCGGCGCTCGCATCCGTGCTTTGGCTCGCGACGCGCCCGCCGCCGCTCACCGTGCAAGGCGAGGTGTCCAGCGACCGCGTCGATATCAGCCCCCGCGTTGCGGGTCGTATCGCCAAGCTTCAGGTCGACGTCGGTGATACCGTCGAACGAGGTGCAGTAATCGCCGAGCTTGAGAGCCCGCAACTTGTCGCGACGCTGATCGCGGCGCGGGCGGCGCTAAGCGTCGCTAACGCCGACCTCAATCGCATCAACAGCACGCGGCCGGAGACCATTGCTGCCCGCAAGGCCGAACTCGCGGCCGCGGAAGCCGACGTTACGCTCAATCAGGAGACTTACGACCGGAAGGCGCAACTTGCCCGGACCGGAAACGCGCCTCAGGCCATGGTCGATGAAGTTACCCACAATCTGGAATCGGCCATCCGCAAACGCGAGTCGGCTCAGGCCGCGCTGCAACTGGCGACCATCGGCGCCAGTCCGGAAGAAAAGGCGCTTGCCGCAGCTCAGGTTAAGCAGGCGGAGGCCGCGCTGAACCAGCGCGACGTGGATGTTGGAGAGCTGACGATCCGCGCGCCGATCGCCGCCCAGGTCACGACGCGTGTCGCTTCGCTCGGCGAGAATTTCAGCGCCGGCTCGCCGCTGTTTTCGCTGATCGACACCCGCAACGTCTGGTTCACATTCAACCTACGCGAGGATTTGCTCGGCGGGCTGAAGATCGGCGACACCTTCGATGTCACCGTGCCCGCGTTCAAGTCTCAGGTCATGCCGGTGCGCGTGACCATGATCAATGTTCAGGGACAGTATGCGACCTGGCGTGCCACGCGAGCCACCGGCGATTTCGATTTGCGTACCTTCGAGGTCCGCGCGGTGCCGACGCAACCTGTGGAGGGCTTGCGCCCGGGCATGAGCGCAATCGTCGCCTGGGCGAAGCGAGGAAGCTGA
- a CDS encoding hypothetical protein (product_source=Hypo-rule applied; transmembrane_helix_parts=Outside_1_4,TMhelix_5_27,Inside_28_148) translates to MNASVISALAALAGVTIGGLTSVLASWLSQHAQAKAQWLAQDKLRRQELYKKFIESASKCNIHALQHDEPDIPALVELYVKISRMRILSSPKVVESAETVARRIIDTYLVPNKTFLELREMTNSGSIDLLRKFSETCRAEFESLRAQF, encoded by the coding sequence ATGAACGCATCAGTAATCTCCGCCCTCGCGGCACTCGCAGGAGTAACCATCGGCGGACTCACATCCGTCCTCGCGTCGTGGTTGAGCCAACACGCACAGGCCAAGGCGCAGTGGCTCGCGCAGGACAAGCTTCGCCGACAAGAACTCTACAAGAAATTCATCGAGTCTGCTTCGAAATGCAATATCCACGCGCTCCAGCACGATGAGCCGGACATACCGGCCCTGGTCGAGCTTTACGTAAAGATCAGCAGGATGCGCATCCTATCCTCGCCAAAGGTCGTCGAAAGTGCTGAGACGGTCGCGCGAAGGATCATCGATACGTATTTGGTACCGAACAAGACCTTCCTCGAGCTTCGGGAGATGACGAATAGCGGATCGATCGACCTTCTCCGCAAATTCAGCGAGACGTGTCGCGCAGAGTTCGAGTCACTCCGCGCTCAGTTCTGA
- a CDS encoding haloacetate dehalogenase (product_source=KO:K01561; cath_funfam=3.40.50.1820; cog=COG0596; ko=KO:K01561; pfam=PF00561; superfamily=53474) has translation MVTQSTTHHRCVANGIKFHYAEAGEGPPVVLLHGFPETSYAWRYQIEALKTRYRLIVPDLRGYGATDKAPTGYDKRTMANDIRALMSNLGIERAAIVAHDRGARVGLRLAKDHPDAVARFAALDNIPTRLLFGMMNARVAQASWFFLFQGIRDLPEALIQGREELWLRYILTSWTYDPGALSDADIAAYVHAYAQPGGLRGAFEDYRAWREDIAQDEEDKDVKLRCPTLALWGSEFEAAKMVDMAELWRGIAEDLTTAPIAWAGHLPHEERPAEVNAALEAFLAPWQG, from the coding sequence ATGGTAACACAATCGACTACACACCATCGATGTGTGGCGAACGGCATCAAGTTCCACTATGCCGAGGCTGGTGAGGGTCCGCCGGTCGTCCTCTTGCATGGTTTTCCTGAGACCTCCTACGCTTGGCGGTATCAGATCGAGGCGTTGAAGACGCGCTACCGGCTGATCGTGCCGGACCTGCGTGGATACGGCGCGACGGACAAGGCGCCCACCGGCTACGACAAGCGCACCATGGCGAATGACATTCGCGCCCTGATGTCCAACCTCGGCATCGAGCGGGCGGCGATCGTCGCCCACGATCGCGGGGCGCGGGTCGGCCTGCGGCTCGCCAAGGATCATCCCGACGCCGTGGCCCGCTTCGCGGCGCTGGATAACATTCCGACGCGTTTGCTCTTTGGGATGATGAATGCCCGGGTTGCACAGGCAAGTTGGTTCTTCTTGTTCCAGGGCATCCGGGATTTGCCAGAAGCGCTCATCCAGGGTCGGGAGGAACTCTGGCTTCGCTATATCCTGACGAGTTGGACCTACGACCCGGGAGCCCTCAGCGACGCCGATATCGCCGCCTATGTCCACGCCTATGCGCAACCGGGTGGGCTGCGCGGTGCATTCGAGGACTATCGGGCCTGGCGAGAAGACATCGCGCAGGATGAAGAAGACAAGGACGTCAAACTTCGCTGCCCTACCCTCGCCCTGTGGGGAAGTGAGTTCGAGGCGGCGAAGATGGTCGACATGGCCGAACTCTGGCGCGGCATTGCCGAGGACCTCACCACGGCGCCGATCGCCTGGGCTGGACACCTCCCGCACGAGGAGCGGCCAGCAGAGGTTAACGCGGCGCTCGAGGCCTTCCTGGCACCGTGGCAGGGCTGA
- a CDS encoding 3-oxoadipate enol-lactonase (product_source=KO:K01055; cath_funfam=3.40.50.1820; cog=COG0596; ko=KO:K01055; pfam=PF00561; superfamily=53474) — MQTTEHQRVAFLRKQRIATLLGEINVHVVGNGPAMVCWPSLLMTGQMWRGQVDHFASSHTMVLIDSPGHGESDPLNRRFTLEECALCLTQILDQLEIEDCVLLGNSWGGMMGGVFVALYPSRARAAVLMNCTASVAGWRQKMEFLLMTSMLRRRRTVPKPVVNRAVKAFAGATSERTRPEVVEFIRSTVAAARADSVCWAIDSVVPYRAEHRALLGAIRKPVLVVAGEEDRTFPVAETRAMAEAIPGGLFKVLPKVGHLAALEAPQPVNATIDEFLREVVA; from the coding sequence ATGCAGACGACCGAACATCAACGCGTTGCTTTCCTCCGCAAGCAGCGCATTGCCACTCTGCTGGGGGAAATCAATGTTCACGTCGTCGGCAACGGTCCGGCCATGGTTTGCTGGCCCAGCCTTTTGATGACGGGGCAGATGTGGCGGGGACAAGTCGATCACTTCGCAAGCAGCCATACGATGGTTCTGATCGACTCGCCCGGTCACGGCGAAAGCGATCCCTTGAACCGGCGTTTCACACTTGAGGAATGTGCCCTATGCCTGACCCAGATCCTGGATCAATTGGAGATTGAGGACTGCGTCCTGCTCGGTAACTCTTGGGGCGGAATGATGGGCGGCGTATTCGTTGCCCTGTATCCGAGCCGGGCACGCGCCGCCGTATTGATGAACTGCACGGCTTCGGTGGCTGGTTGGCGCCAGAAGATGGAGTTCTTACTGATGACTTCAATGCTGCGCCGACGGCGTACGGTCCCAAAACCGGTCGTCAACCGCGCAGTCAAGGCCTTTGCCGGTGCGACGAGCGAAAGGACGAGGCCTGAAGTGGTGGAATTCATCCGCTCAACGGTGGCCGCAGCCCGTGCGGACTCTGTCTGCTGGGCGATCGATAGCGTCGTTCCGTACCGCGCCGAGCATCGTGCCCTTTTGGGCGCCATTCGAAAACCAGTTCTGGTGGTGGCTGGTGAGGAGGACCGAACATTTCCGGTCGCCGAAACCCGCGCCATGGCGGAGGCCATCCCCGGCGGTCTGTTCAAAGTGCTACCCAAGGTCGGGCATCTTGCTGCCCTGGAGGCTCCACAACCGGTCAACGCCACCATCGATGAGTTTTTAAGAGAAGTTGTCGCATAA
- a CDS encoding pimeloyl-ACP methyl ester carboxylesterase (product_source=COG0596; cath_funfam=3.40.50.1820; cog=COG0596; pfam=PF03583; superfamily=53474; transmembrane_helix_parts=Inside_1_38,TMhelix_39_61,Outside_62_449): MSSRPSRGKEHWNDDPEKEHNMNFIMSDKPKRARMKVLLALLRAAALSCSLIIGLAPLCLADAGLNRQDPSLDAPSSRRPGAARGALISAQPLNTAAALPSAARNFLVLYNSRSPDDSDLVVSGTVSIPAGNPPAGGWPLITWTHGTTGLAPQCAPSSDTVDGPEHTYLSATQAMLDAFVRHGYVVVATDRQGLGGAGVQAYLVGMGEARSAIDIMRAARKVDLAVGTRYVVMGHSQGGLADLFTAAIGPDYAPEFTLLGNVAMAPASHIGELVQEAVIGSHPSPILPFLTYMLQSYAAYYPEIALERILKPRALEHLSDTLDGCIDDALAAGYWAKSIPSRQFVTQPDLSPLLKAAAANEPGQLRIVAPTLLIQGTSDRTIPPKNTDAVARDLCRVGNSVSYRIYPDASHEGVLDVARSDIEAWVNARFAGLEATSNCDEPPSAAASR, from the coding sequence ATGTCATCGCGTCCGAGCAGAGGCAAGGAGCATTGGAATGACGATCCTGAGAAAGAGCACAACATGAACTTTATAATGTCAGATAAGCCGAAGCGTGCCCGCATGAAGGTGTTGCTGGCATTACTTCGAGCCGCCGCACTATCGTGCAGTTTGATAATTGGATTGGCGCCCTTGTGCTTGGCCGATGCTGGGTTGAACCGCCAAGATCCGTCGCTTGATGCACCGTCTTCACGAAGGCCAGGCGCGGCGCGAGGAGCACTAATCTCAGCCCAACCACTCAACACCGCGGCAGCATTACCAAGCGCAGCGCGAAATTTTCTTGTTCTCTATAATTCGAGGAGCCCCGACGATTCAGACCTGGTGGTCTCCGGCACGGTCTCAATCCCGGCGGGGAATCCGCCTGCTGGCGGCTGGCCGCTGATCACCTGGACGCATGGTACGACCGGCCTTGCGCCTCAGTGCGCGCCTTCGAGCGATACCGTAGACGGGCCTGAGCACACGTACCTCTCTGCCACCCAAGCGATGCTCGACGCCTTCGTAAGGCACGGCTACGTCGTCGTCGCAACCGATCGCCAAGGATTGGGTGGGGCCGGTGTACAAGCCTACCTCGTTGGTATGGGCGAGGCGCGAAGCGCGATTGATATCATGCGAGCCGCTCGAAAGGTCGATTTGGCTGTCGGGACGCGATACGTGGTGATGGGTCACTCACAAGGGGGTCTAGCTGATCTTTTCACAGCGGCAATCGGACCAGATTATGCGCCCGAGTTTACCCTTCTCGGTAATGTCGCAATGGCACCGGCATCGCACATCGGTGAGCTTGTGCAGGAAGCAGTGATCGGGTCGCACCCGTCTCCAATCCTTCCCTTCCTTACTTATATGCTTCAATCCTACGCGGCTTATTATCCTGAGATAGCTCTCGAGCGAATCCTGAAACCCCGAGCATTGGAGCATCTATCGGACACCTTGGATGGATGCATTGATGACGCGCTCGCTGCCGGTTACTGGGCTAAGTCAATTCCCAGCCGCCAGTTTGTTACCCAGCCTGACCTTAGTCCTTTGCTAAAGGCCGCAGCTGCCAACGAGCCGGGACAGCTTCGCATCGTAGCACCGACACTACTCATACAAGGAACTAGCGACCGAACGATACCACCGAAAAACACCGACGCGGTGGCTCGCGATCTTTGCCGGGTCGGTAACTCCGTATCTTACCGGATCTACCCCGACGCAAGCCACGAGGGAGTGTTGGACGTGGCCAGATCCGATATCGAGGCTTGGGTGAATGCGAGGTTTGCTGGCCTGGAGGCAACGAGCAATTGCGACGAACCTCCGTCAGCTGCAGCATCACGGTAA
- a CDS encoding two-component system phosphate regulon sensor histidine kinase PhoR (product_source=KO:K07636; cath_funfam=1.10.287.130,3.30.565.10; cog=COG0642; ko=KO:K07636; pfam=PF02518; smart=SM00387; superfamily=55874): protein MTDTNRRRATVTRGASVTRASEQLGALRMIDRADPQQTTDFQAVLLAIAGHDLRQPLQIIQSSHELLGIGVRTKSEQNLLRRGQHAIDRLNGQLDQLLDAVRLCEHSKGAKLSPVALEPLFRQVCFENEECALQKGIDICVCPTGASVMSNALLLSGILRNLVGNAIKYSEPNGRVLIGCRRSGRNVRIDVCDTGIGITSEQLSRIFEAFTRLDSKRCDGLGIGLFIVRRAIEVLGHRIDVSSVASRGSRFSIFAAQTD, encoded by the coding sequence ATGACCGACACAAACAGAAGGCGTGCGACTGTCACTAGGGGAGCCAGCGTCACGCGGGCGAGCGAGCAGCTAGGTGCCTTGAGAATGATAGACAGGGCAGACCCACAACAGACCACCGACTTTCAGGCCGTGCTCCTCGCCATCGCCGGCCATGATCTTCGACAGCCTCTGCAGATCATCCAAAGCTCCCACGAACTTCTCGGCATCGGCGTCCGGACCAAATCTGAGCAAAATCTGCTGCGGAGGGGCCAGCACGCGATCGATCGCCTCAATGGGCAGCTCGATCAACTGCTGGATGCTGTTCGCCTCTGTGAGCATTCCAAGGGCGCGAAGCTCTCGCCCGTCGCGCTTGAACCCCTGTTTCGGCAAGTATGCTTTGAAAATGAGGAATGCGCATTGCAGAAGGGGATCGACATCTGTGTGTGTCCCACTGGCGCGTCTGTTATGAGCAATGCACTGCTTCTCAGCGGCATCCTTCGAAATCTGGTCGGCAACGCCATCAAATATAGCGAACCTAACGGCCGGGTTCTCATTGGCTGCCGCCGTTCGGGCCGAAACGTGCGCATCGACGTTTGCGACACGGGCATCGGTATCACGAGTGAGCAGCTATCGAGAATCTTTGAGGCATTCACTCGACTTGATTCTAAGCGATGTGATGGACTCGGTATCGGGTTATTCATCGTGCGCCGGGCCATCGAAGTGCTCGGCCATCGCATCGATGTTAGCTCTGTCGCCTCCCGAGGATCCCGCTTTTCCATATTCGCAGCGCAAACCGACTAG
- a CDS encoding hypothetical protein (product_source=Hypo-rule applied) codes for MKNRIGFRNPDRWITEPTVQRSNHCPEVQLKILRAMATIYSSLQR; via the coding sequence ATGAAAAACCGCATCGGCTTTCGCAATCCAGACCGCTGGATTACAGAGCCGACTGTCCAGCGGTCCAACCACTGCCCGGAGGTCCAACTGAAGATTTTACGCGCCATGGCGACAATTTACAGCTCTTTACAACGCTGA
- a CDS encoding hypothetical protein (product_source=Hypo-rule applied; cath_funfam=3.10.450.50; superfamily=54427), which yields MTHPHLPQVPLPTLPPLVSAYVQSTNSFDLEGLLSAFADDALVNDQLHDYWGKPAIREWAERDIIGERLTMHVVKIVEHYGHFIVTANVDGNYDKRGLPDPLVLAFYFSAHGDQIVQLIILRNQYDI from the coding sequence ATGACCCATCCCCATCTTCCGCAAGTCCCGCTGCCCACGCTTCCGCCACTCGTGTCGGCCTACGTCCAATCGACCAACAGCTTCGATCTCGAAGGGCTACTGTCCGCTTTTGCGGACGATGCGCTCGTTAACGATCAGCTTCACGACTATTGGGGAAAGCCGGCCATCAGGGAATGGGCAGAGCGCGACATCATTGGCGAAAGACTGACGATGCATGTCGTCAAGATAGTAGAGCACTATGGGCACTTCATCGTAACGGCAAACGTCGATGGCAACTACGACAAACGAGGGTTGCCCGATCCGCTGGTACTCGCCTTCTACTTCTCAGCCCACGGCGATCAGATCGTTCAGCTTATCATTCTTCGCAATCAGTACGACATATGA